CACCTCATGCACTCTTCAGTGTAGTTGTTGATATGTCTCTTCGGATACCCTTTCTTTGTCTCCTCTTTTGTcatataaaaattcataaaaatgattaaattatgaaaaaagcAAAGCATGCACCCTCTCTTTCAACTTCTTAATACCATCCAAAGCTTGTCCTCTTCCTTACCCATTAATAAGTGTTTTCCCAAACGCATACCGGGTCTGACACTTCAAATGTTGGAAGcagataaaaatcaaatcaaagtttTCAGCATAGGAAAACCCCAGTAATACAAAAGTATaaatttttcttgtatcatgTGCCAACTGGCCAAAAGAAATTAATAGAAACTGATGAGAGGTAGTTCCTATATCATAGCTCATCAAATCATGGTGTGGCAGATTTTCTTTATTAGTTTTATAAAGAAGAGAAATTGCATACCAATGACTTTATTGAAAAGGGTAAATTTCAAAGATGGAAAGATTTTTCAAACAAAGGTGTGGACAAACTTATTTTGTCATGCCGAATAGTTTTGACAATGAGCGAAACCAGATTTAGCAATAGAAGCACAATTATTTAACTGGGGACTGCTAGTACTGCTACTGCTGCATGGCGTAGTACAAGAGAGAAAGCACAGCTTTTGAAGAGAAACAAAGCTAGAAAAATGACATGCATCGAGACACACTAACATCCCACGCTTCCTTAGTTTTCTCATTTCAAGGCATTTTTGCTTTGTCTTCATGGAAGAAACATCCTTCACAACAAAGACAAACCCTATTTACTGGTCTCTTGGAAATTCACCTCCTTCCAAAATAGCTtcctaaatataataataataaaaacttaagCGAACCACTGGGAAGCACCGTGTCTTTGCGGGCCGGCTGAGCCCCGGCGGCCATCTGAGGCGGTTGAGGACATGAGGCAAACGATAAGGTCGGCGAAAGCGCGGATGATGAACTTGTGGGTGTGTTTGGGGTTGAGTGTGAGATAGCAGAGGAGCAGCTCATGCAAGTAGTCCCAATCAGCCGCCACGTCCCTCAACTCTCTCGCTTCCGCCATCTCCTGCATTGATCGCCGGAAATCCTCGTACGGGTTGGGTGAGTAAGTATGAACCGCGACACCTCCGTTGACAATTGAGTCAGACTCCGGCGGGGACTCCGAGGCCTCGAAAATGGAGTTCGAGCGGCCAGGGGATGAGAAGAAGAAGCGTTGGGAGGCAAAGACGGTGGCGAAATCAGGAGGTGATTCTGAGTCAACAGAATCCTCGGAGGTGGATAAAAAGTCGTCGGTCGTGCGGGTGAGCGATTTGGAGGTGGAATCAGAAGTGAGGTCGTAGAGGGAGTTGAAGTTCTTGATGAGGACTGACGAGGTAGAAGAAATGGATGATGACGATGACGATGATGGATGACGATTGTGGTCATGTTTGGAAGGCGGAGAGGATGGTAGAGTCGTGGGAAAGCATTTCAATTTTGAGAGACAGAGGTTGAAATTCTTCCAGATGATGCTGGACATTTTCTCTTGTTACCCACTTAATAAGCTCAGAGATGGACGAGAGACGACTCAGATATATATCACTGTCCGATAGAAGGTATCACAGTACGAGTAGAGAAAGATCTATAGATAAAGGCCAAACAGAAAGAGGGCTTCTTTTCGATACCTAAGGCCACTAGTGATGAGTGGAAGTTCTCATTTCTGTGCATGTTACCCTTGCCTTTACCTATCTCATTATATATATGCAGACTACGCACTCCTCATGTGATTGGAAAGGTAGGTGTTGAATGCAACTCTATAGCTTCTAAGGAGGAAATGGAGGACCAGAAGAGTGACCTTATCGTTTTTCTGTGTATTTTGGatttaaatatatgtatacAGTATACAAGACAAAATGTAATGTAGTGAGGAGGTGGGCATCCGCCCGTTTCAAGGAGCTAACTACAAGGAGTGACAGCAGCCAACGCAAAAGGCTTCAAACCCCATTTCCATACACATTTTTCTTTAAGTTCTTAGATGATCCGTttccacttgttttttttttcttcttcttctttgcggATTTTGTGTGATTCACCAACCCATTTATTGCATACTACCAAATTCTGTAACTTTCCCTCTTACCAAAAAGACGTGAATACTGACAAGAATATGAGGGATCAGACTTCTGTCCCACTTCTTTTATGGAGCCTGATGTGTGACATTGTATTGCAATTTTATCTGCCCATCTTCAAAATGTAGGGAATaatttgaagaagtttttaGTGGCATAATCAATTGAAGCATTGATTTCACtgtaattattgaaataatctTTGTAATATTCCATATCGGATGGATGGGGAATAAGTTCTTGGTTTTGgacttttatttactttatatatGCAATTTAAAGTCATAAGAGTTTTTGAGCTTAAGAGGGATAATATGTGTAAGGTTGAGAACTTTCGTTATAAATGGTATTAGAATTGATTTTCGACTTTGACCCTAATACAAGGGTTTATTTGGCATCATAAGGGATATGCCTATTCAACTCAACAATCTCACGGGCATAATAAAAACGTTGTGTTTATATGATGGATAATTGTGACATCTCACATCAGACTAGATAAAGGGAAATTTTTTTGGCTATGAGTCCCTTTTAGCCTTATAGACACATTAAAAATCCGTGATGATCATTTCAGAGCGCAGAacaaataatatctatatgattagAAATGTTTCCTTATAATCCAACTTAATTTTCTAAATGAGATTTGGATTGGGTCTCTGCAGTACTTGTTGCCGGGTGTCATTTGCCATATCAGATTTTGTTACCAAGGTATTGGGTTCCTCTGAATCAAGTGGTTCAGAATTGCATGAAGTCtgaagtttttttaaaagataccCAGTTTAGCCAGGGTTAAAAATCAGAGATTCGCCTGAAAACTTGACTTGAGCGGACTTAACATGCATGGTGTCAGTGCTCCAAGAAGCTGACTATCTTTCTTGTCTTGGTTTACAATGCCTATATCAGCACAATGCATAGCACAGCCAGTGGCCACCATTATTTACCAAAATTGAAGCAGCTAGTAACCGGGACCCAATGTACTCTCCAACTCGCACAGACGCTCCCGGCACCTCTTTTGTCGTCTTAATCGCTAGTGTTTGGCTGCATCAACCCAATTCTGCTGTACAAGCTCAAGTTGGAGGAGATCCTTTACTCTCAACCCAATTTATTCAACTTAAGGCCCCACAAAAAGTTGCACAAATAAGATCAAATGCCCTCAAAAGTGTTCGCATTCCAAAATATTGTATGAAGTTCTTGTAAAGTAACTCCCTCCCTGGAGAGCAACGAGCATCTTTGATCTTTATACGTATAGAAAGACAAAGACCATGGCAGCGAGAGACTGACTGAACAAAACTGGCTGCTTTTGTAGGGTTTTGGGGCAGATGAAGTTTCATGCATGATTGTCCTTTGGAAGTAAAGTGGCTCACGAGGGCACGTCCTTCCTGGTCCAAGATACTAATAAGCTTTACTGAGGTGACCCTGTGACTtccatttatttcaaaaaaaataaaagggccGGCCACTGGTCCCTCTCTTTCTCAACTGCCTTGTTTTTACACACTACGGAAATATAGCCATGATGGGATCTCTAGTGGGGCTGCGCTCATGCTTTTACTCATAATTCTGATGGTCCATTGGTCCCCCATTCTGCAATCTGTTGCTGAGCTCCCCCATAGTGTCCTCTTATGGAACTTCATCTCAGGTcatgtataataaaaaaacctaGTTAACAAGGCTGATCCCCAAAGCTTCATATATATGTCCCCCATTGGACAAGGCTCTGCACGTTCAGAAGTAAATTATTATCAAGGTCTTATGACCCGTAAGAAGGCCCATTGTCTTGCTTAAATGACTGGATGGAGATTTAATGATTCTCATGTATTATGGAGTCTGAATAAGTTTTATTACACCGTACAGGGGACTTCAAATAAATCTTTTAGTGTGTGAAGACAAAAAAAGTATGCAATCACAATTAAAAGGAGGAAAACTTTCACCattataaccttttttttttttgtttgattagtGGATATTAATTGTCGAACCATATTAAAATCTCGTCTTTCCCTTATTTCTTCTCGTGTGTGACCATGTTAACGCTAACATCTGAAAAGCCAAATATGGAGGCAGCCTCAAGTTCTTAACATAGTAAATATATGTCACACCCCAACATTTTAATTCTTAACTTGCAGTTTGtagaaaaaaactattattctatatttgaaattccagaatgagaagaagacgaagaaggtTTTAAAATGCCAATTTTTGAAGAAGTCCAACCAGGTTTTCATTAAAACAACTTTCTCATTTCAAAGACAGACATGCA
This region of Vitis vinifera cultivar Pinot Noir 40024 chromosome 5, ASM3070453v1 genomic DNA includes:
- the LOC100261343 gene encoding transcription repressor OFP11; translated protein: MHRNENFHSSLVALGIEKKPSFCLAFIYRSFSTRTNFNLCLSKLKCFPTTLPSSPPSKHDHNRHPSSSSSSSISSTSSVLIKNFNSLYDLTSDSTSKSLTRTTDDFLSTSEDSVDSESPPDFATVFASQRFFFSSPGRSNSIFEASESPPESDSIVNGGVAVHTYSPNPYEDFRRSMQEMAEARELRDVAADWDYLHELLLCYLTLNPKHTHKFIIRAFADLIVCLMSSTASDGRRGSAGPQRHGASQWFA